In methanogenic archaeon ISO4-H5, the following are encoded in one genomic region:
- a CDS encoding Sodium Bile acid symporter family, giving the protein MEHAEIVQPASIMAAAFIGLALGVWTDFGNSSGRLIEPFLIVMLFFVFLAVDGSRLREAFSNRIFTGTALLVNFVWTPLFAILLGYAFFSGNLDVRFGILMLLVTPCTDWFLVFTGVAKGNTALSSAILPLNLIIQVLLLPVYAWVFFGADLSFDVATILWSILVVLGIPIIAAAIIRLLASRSQAVDGAKTSVLGYNDELQTLFLCLAIVAMFASESQVLFDNLVLLVEMLIPLMIFFVANYLLSSGIGRLWKWEFDDTTSLIFTTMARNSPLALAICAAAFPENSVALLILVIGPLIELPTLALAANLRLHVRRKHGP; this is encoded by the coding sequence ATGGAGCATGCGGAGATCGTCCAGCCCGCCTCAATCATGGCGGCCGCCTTCATCGGCCTTGCGTTGGGTGTATGGACTGATTTCGGAAACTCGTCCGGGAGGCTCATCGAACCGTTCCTTATCGTGATGCTGTTCTTCGTCTTCCTGGCGGTCGACGGTTCCCGCCTCAGAGAAGCCTTTTCAAACAGGATATTCACCGGCACCGCACTGCTCGTCAATTTCGTGTGGACCCCGCTGTTCGCCATCCTTCTGGGATATGCGTTCTTCTCCGGCAACCTGGATGTCCGCTTCGGTATCCTGATGCTGCTGGTCACCCCCTGCACGGACTGGTTCCTGGTCTTCACTGGCGTCGCGAAAGGCAACACCGCGCTCAGCAGTGCCATCCTCCCGCTGAACCTCATCATCCAGGTACTGCTCCTCCCTGTGTATGCCTGGGTCTTCTTCGGTGCTGACCTCTCCTTCGATGTCGCCACTATCCTCTGGAGCATCCTGGTGGTGCTGGGGATACCGATCATCGCTGCCGCCATAATACGACTCCTGGCCTCCCGCTCCCAGGCGGTGGACGGAGCGAAGACCTCTGTCCTGGGATACAACGACGAGCTCCAGACCCTGTTCCTCTGCCTTGCCATCGTGGCCATGTTCGCCTCCGAGAGTCAGGTGCTGTTCGACAACCTGGTGCTGCTGGTCGAGATGCTGATCCCCCTGATGATATTCTTCGTAGCGAACTACCTGCTATCCTCCGGGATCGGAAGACTCTGGAAGTGGGAGTTCGACGACACAACATCCCTAATATTCACGACCATGGCCAGGAACTCCCCGCTGGCACTGGCCATCTGCGCCGCAGCCTTCCCGGAGAACTCGGTGGCGCTGCTTATCCTGGTTATAGGGCCTCTCATCGAACTGCCCACTCTGGCCCTGGCGGCCAATCTGCGCCTGCACGTTCGCAGGAAGCATGGACCATAA
- a CDS encoding transposase IS605 OrfB family, producing the protein MKTLKVRIEPNSSQREVIDHMIDANRLVYNSLITACKNVHRKTGRLPTVFDLNKLGTQMRHNHRYIRDAYSMTLNATSKRVIKACEKTLGSKRHKGERKAESTAEVDPQEYNGSAHFPRYRPKGSFSSYTYPTPIDFSVVTEKRNGKKRRFLRLGKVPGLVRCYNQSTKIAGQVKTCTVKRKDMGSYYRYYACITYETEPPVKDTTPLPPVAVDVGVSNIAALSTKKTYPNDRIFMKYKRKLAKLQRHLSRALYGSPGYRKIQNRISHLYEKINNHRKNNIELISSEIAKNFSIIVMEDLSVRSLRKISRSRTMTNGYNDASLGLLRKRITDKASSAGHDVILVDPRDTSQLCSSCGMKVPKDLSVRTHVCPYCRYVEDRDVNSCYNMLERAGLMGVEWIDPLSVLLSREQNSRAPGEGCAGTAV; encoded by the coding sequence GTCTCGTCTACAATTCGCTGATAACCGCCTGTAAGAACGTGCATCGCAAGACAGGCCGCCTTCCGACCGTATTCGATCTGAACAAGCTCGGAACTCAGATGAGGCACAATCACAGATACATACGCGATGCGTACTCAATGACCCTGAATGCCACGTCGAAGCGTGTCATCAAGGCCTGCGAGAAGACACTCGGCAGTAAGAGGCATAAGGGTGAACGCAAAGCTGAATCGACCGCCGAGGTGGATCCGCAAGAATATAACGGCAGTGCTCATTTTCCAAGGTACCGTCCCAAGGGCTCGTTCTCCTCGTATACCTACCCCACTCCCATCGATTTCTCCGTCGTGACGGAGAAGAGGAACGGAAAGAAGAGACGTTTCCTCAGATTGGGAAAGGTACCGGGCCTTGTAAGGTGCTATAATCAATCCACCAAGATAGCCGGTCAGGTGAAGACCTGCACCGTCAAGAGGAAGGACATGGGCTCGTATTATCGGTACTACGCCTGTATCACCTATGAGACCGAACCTCCGGTGAAGGATACAACCCCCCTCCCGCCCGTTGCGGTGGATGTCGGAGTCAGCAACATCGCCGCGCTGTCTACGAAGAAGACGTATCCCAACGATCGCATCTTTATGAAATATAAGAGGAAACTGGCCAAACTCCAGAGACATCTGAGCAGGGCCCTGTACGGTTCCCCCGGGTATCGCAAGATTCAAAACAGGATCAGCCACCTTTACGAGAAGATAAACAACCACAGAAAGAACAACATCGAACTCATATCTTCGGAAATAGCGAAGAACTTCTCCATCATAGTGATGGAGGACCTGTCGGTCAGGAGCCTGCGCAAGATCTCAAGAAGCAGGACAATGACCAATGGGTACAACGACGCATCCCTCGGACTGCTTAGGAAAAGGATCACGGACAAGGCTTCGAGCGCCGGTCACGATGTGATCCTGGTGGATCCCAGGGATACGTCCCAACTATGCTCGTCCTGCGGTATGAAGGTGCCGAAGGACCTGAGCGTCAGGACGCATGTGTGCCCCTATTGCAGGTATGTGGAGGACAGGGATGTGAATTCCTGCTACAACATGCTTGAGCGTGCGGGACTCATGGGTGTCGAATGGATAGACCCGCTATCCGTGCTCCTGTCAAGGGAGCAGAATAGCCGGGCACCCGGAGAAGGGTGTGCCGGCACTGCAGTTTGA
- a CDS encoding TPR repeat-containing protein, with protein MNPSDKATAEAYYEGGMRAFESKDVKNALALFLSAARLGHADAQFRVGVFFYHGIVVNRDEREALKWFHKAAMQNHLAAMSELGIMYAEGKKTQHSPAKAYEWTRKAAEAGHPQAICNLASFYERGVGVEQNFTIAVRLYEKAADLKIPEACFALSHLCYKGIGTKEDHARSARLCRKAADLGHREATLGTGIVYHEGDGVEQDDEIALRYFKLALSMGMPEAKRFIDEIEKTQGIKL; from the coding sequence ATGAACCCATCAGACAAAGCGACCGCCGAAGCCTACTACGAAGGTGGAATGAGAGCATTCGAAAGCAAGGATGTGAAGAACGCCCTTGCCCTCTTCCTTTCGGCAGCCCGTCTGGGGCATGCGGACGCACAGTTCCGCGTCGGGGTCTTCTTCTATCACGGAATCGTCGTCAACAGGGACGAGCGCGAGGCGCTCAAATGGTTCCACAAGGCGGCCATGCAGAACCACCTGGCAGCCATGAGCGAATTGGGTATCATGTACGCCGAAGGTAAGAAGACCCAGCACTCTCCGGCAAAGGCCTACGAATGGACCCGCAAGGCAGCTGAGGCAGGCCATCCCCAGGCCATCTGCAACCTCGCATCGTTCTATGAGAGAGGCGTCGGTGTGGAACAGAACTTCACCATCGCCGTCCGTCTCTATGAGAAGGCTGCGGACCTGAAGATCCCCGAGGCATGCTTCGCTCTATCCCACCTATGCTACAAGGGCATCGGAACCAAAGAGGACCATGCCCGCTCCGCCAGGCTCTGCAGGAAGGCCGCCGACCTCGGACACCGCGAGGCCACTCTCGGCACCGGCATAGTCTACCACGAGGGAGACGGGGTCGAACAGGATGATGAGATCGCCCTCAGGTACTTCAAGCTGGCACTCAGCATGGGCATGCCCGAAGCCAAGCGTTTCATCGACGAGATCGAGAAGACCCAGGGAATCAAACTATGA
- a CDS encoding TPR repeat-containing protein, whose protein sequence is MDFLSGMAGIGDDPVLKNAYDAYSEGSYRSSFSIFEEAGTPEAKYCMAFQILNGQGVQRDPKKAFSLFKESMDGSFLPAISEVAQCYGYGIGVKTDDSKAFELFSKAAELGDPYGMSMLSMMYRNGDGVRRNNKLADEWSEHCDSSGDPGELEDAGMEFLEKGNVILGRMFLMRSAVMGAPVSAKALACIYGFGAGVHADDDEASDWEDTADANGWDDVTREDLEGHEKWFSRFIDLDEMDAEPEYDDNP, encoded by the coding sequence ATGGATTTTCTCAGCGGTATGGCCGGAATCGGAGATGACCCCGTTCTGAAGAACGCTTACGATGCATATTCCGAGGGAAGCTACAGGAGTTCGTTCTCCATCTTCGAGGAAGCAGGTACTCCGGAAGCGAAATACTGTATGGCGTTCCAGATTCTGAACGGTCAGGGCGTCCAGAGGGATCCGAAGAAGGCTTTTTCCCTGTTCAAGGAGTCTATGGACGGAAGTTTCCTTCCTGCCATTTCAGAAGTTGCCCAATGTTACGGTTACGGCATCGGCGTGAAGACGGATGATTCCAAGGCTTTCGAGTTATTCTCCAAAGCGGCGGAACTCGGAGACCCCTACGGGATGTCGATGCTTTCTATGATGTACCGCAACGGCGACGGCGTCAGGAGGAACAACAAACTCGCTGACGAATGGTCCGAACACTGCGATTCCTCGGGCGATCCCGGGGAGTTGGAGGATGCCGGAATGGAGTTCCTGGAGAAAGGGAATGTAATTCTGGGACGTATGTTTTTGATGCGCTCGGCCGTGATGGGTGCACCGGTTTCGGCCAAGGCGTTGGCCTGCATCTACGGATTCGGTGCAGGGGTGCATGCCGACGACGATGAGGCATCCGATTGGGAGGATACCGCTGATGCCAACGGTTGGGACGACGTAACCCGGGAGGATCTGGAAGGTCACGAGAAATGGTTCTCCAGGTTCATCGATCTTGACGAAATGGATGCGGAACCCGAGTATGATGATAATCCTTGA
- a CDS encoding TPR repeat-containing protein, whose protein sequence is MTDVRCKEDPSFSEAVRLYREGDIDTALKLFRKSAENGNPVAQFTVGTILRSRGDRTALKWLSMSAENGYAEAQYTLGNLYYTGEIAKQSMEQARSFYRDAAEQEHAKAQNQLGLMYLNGEGGEQSDSDAFEWMLRSAENGYAGAQYNIAAMYEEGQSVPVSYEDALLWYTRAAEQGVTDAQYHLALLHYTGKGTPKDSAEAARWYAKAAENGHPDAMYNLGLLLMEGDGVEQDYKQAMELFGRAAEMGVTDAADALKLVRKQLGV, encoded by the coding sequence ATGACCGATGTCCGCTGCAAGGAAGACCCCTCTTTCTCGGAAGCGGTTAGATTGTACAGGGAAGGAGACATCGATACCGCCCTTAAGCTCTTCAGGAAATCCGCGGAGAACGGTAATCCTGTAGCCCAATTCACCGTGGGGACCATCCTCCGTTCAAGAGGGGACAGGACCGCACTGAAATGGCTTTCTATGTCCGCGGAGAACGGCTATGCGGAAGCACAGTACACTCTAGGGAACCTGTATTATACCGGCGAGATAGCCAAACAGTCCATGGAACAGGCCAGATCGTTCTATCGCGATGCCGCCGAGCAGGAACATGCCAAGGCCCAGAACCAGCTGGGGCTCATGTACCTCAACGGGGAAGGCGGGGAACAATCCGATTCGGACGCCTTCGAATGGATGCTCAGGTCGGCCGAGAACGGCTATGCCGGGGCACAGTACAACATCGCCGCCATGTACGAGGAGGGGCAGTCGGTACCGGTCTCCTACGAGGATGCCCTCCTGTGGTACACGCGGGCAGCCGAACAGGGCGTCACCGATGCCCAGTACCACCTGGCGCTCCTGCACTACACCGGCAAGGGCACCCCCAAGGATTCGGCCGAAGCGGCACGCTGGTACGCCAAAGCGGCGGAGAACGGCCATCCCGACGCCATGTACAACCTGGGCCTGCTCCTCATGGAAGGAGACGGAGTTGAACAGGATTATAAGCAGGCCATGGAATTATTCGGGAGAGCCGCGGAAATGGGCGTCACCGATGCCGCCGATGCGCTGAAGCTCGTCCGCAAACAGTTAGGAGTCTGA
- a CDS encoding TPR repeat-containing protein, which yields MKRYAPHINIREKDRKDADLMNAVELLEHGRDKDAFQFLQLSANNNNPTAQYLLGLLYATGNGVEQSFVHAVQNFTNAAEQDLPEAQNDLAQCYFEGTGVAKNDMLAVYWYGRAAQLGYAESQLCLGNMYLGGTGVEKSPEKAFGWFLKAAEQGNLDAQFNTAVSYENGNGVAQDLDKAQYWYSLAAKQGDRDAKKKLKELLRRA from the coding sequence ATGAAACGCTATGCACCTCACATCAACATCCGCGAGAAGGACAGGAAGGATGCCGATCTCATGAACGCTGTCGAACTCCTGGAACACGGAAGGGACAAGGATGCGTTCCAGTTCCTCCAGCTGTCGGCGAACAACAACAATCCCACTGCCCAGTATCTTCTCGGACTGCTGTATGCGACCGGCAACGGCGTGGAGCAGTCATTCGTGCATGCGGTGCAGAACTTCACCAATGCGGCGGAGCAGGACCTGCCCGAGGCACAGAACGATCTGGCACAGTGCTATTTCGAAGGCACCGGCGTAGCCAAGAACGACATGCTCGCGGTGTACTGGTACGGCAGGGCGGCACAGCTCGGCTATGCGGAATCGCAGCTCTGCCTCGGCAATATGTACCTCGGAGGCACGGGGGTGGAAAAGTCCCCCGAAAAGGCATTCGGATGGTTCCTCAAAGCGGCCGAGCAGGGAAACCTCGATGCCCAGTTCAACACCGCGGTCTCTTATGAAAACGGCAACGGGGTCGCACAGGATCTGGACAAGGCCCAGTATTGGTACAGCCTTGCCGCGAAACAGGGCGACAGGGATGCCAAGAAGAAACTGAAAGAACTGCTCAGGCGCGCCTGA
- a CDS encoding transmembrane protein: MAQKEAVPTGAGAGSAKETRVAKKKTLQQRVDDWNVSPVVLDNLINVLIALLVFFILLALALFGLALERHILSIIMVPLLIYFALSLPSFKLRMREYPSSLLISDAVALVNLAALCLYMDFVFYGNENELVLKLVFSLIGVVMFTAYLGRWYYSFYITPFFAVVYNLFFLTMNGVDAVVMAVLLIVMFFLFLASMWRHKFYFGIGRVCVAGKYVEMPELKASFVRKKQKINAKKQRREAENAAAEKK; this comes from the coding sequence ATGGCCCAAAAAGAAGCGGTGCCAACCGGTGCTGGTGCAGGAAGCGCCAAAGAAACCCGGGTGGCAAAGAAGAAGACGCTGCAGCAGCGTGTCGATGATTGGAACGTATCACCTGTGGTACTGGACAATCTCATCAACGTTCTCATCGCACTTCTCGTCTTTTTCATCCTTCTTGCTCTCGCACTGTTCGGGCTTGCCCTGGAGAGACACATCCTCTCGATAATCATGGTGCCCCTGTTGATTTATTTTGCACTCAGTCTGCCCAGTTTCAAGCTGAGGATGAGGGAATATCCTTCTTCACTCCTGATTTCAGATGCGGTAGCGCTCGTCAACCTCGCTGCGTTGTGCCTTTATATGGATTTCGTCTTTTACGGGAACGAAAACGAATTAGTTCTGAAGCTGGTCTTCTCTCTGATCGGAGTCGTAATGTTCACTGCGTACCTCGGTCGCTGGTATTATTCGTTCTACATCACACCGTTCTTCGCAGTCGTGTACAATCTGTTCTTCCTGACGATGAACGGAGTCGATGCCGTCGTCATGGCGGTCTTACTTATCGTGATGTTCTTCCTGTTCCTTGCAAGCATGTGGCGCCATAAGTTCTACTTCGGAATCGGCCGTGTATGTGTCGCAGGAAAGTATGTCGAGATGCCTGAGCTGAAGGCGTCCTTCGTCAGGAAGAAGCAGAAGATAAACGCGAAGAAACAGAGGCGCGAAGCTGAAAACGCCGCCGCCGAAAAGAAGTAA